The following are encoded in a window of Phycisphaerae bacterium genomic DNA:
- the accB gene encoding acetyl-CoA carboxylase biotin carboxyl carrier protein, whose amino-acid sequence MDIEEIKTLTDLMVDNDLSEIMIRDGEKRIVLRRGSAPVVHSPLHHAPPPPMMAASANPPVVAATSPVADPGLQPIASPMVGTFYAAANPESPPFVKTGDKVSPETVVCIIEAMKVFNEIKAERAGTIESIEVRNGAPVEFGQPLMMVRVA is encoded by the coding sequence ATGGACATCGAAGAGATCAAGACCCTTACCGACCTGATGGTCGATAACGACCTTTCCGAGATCATGATCCGCGACGGGGAAAAGCGGATTGTCCTGCGCCGCGGCAGCGCTCCCGTCGTTCACTCGCCGTTACATCATGCGCCGCCGCCGCCCATGATGGCCGCTTCCGCAAACCCGCCGGTCGTCGCGGCGACGAGCCCGGTGGCCGATCCCGGACTTCAACCGATCGCCTCGCCGATGGTCGGCACCTTTTACGCCGCCGCCAATCCCGAATCGCCGCCTTTCGTCAAGACCGGCGACAAGGTCAGCCCCGAGACCGTGGTCTGCATCATCGAGGCCATGAAGGTCTTCAACGAGATCAAGGCCGAGCGGGCCGGCACGATCGAATCGATTGAGGTGCGCAACGGCGCGCCCGTCGAGTTCGGTCAGCCCCTGATGATGGTGCGGGTCGCTTGA